Below is a genomic region from Streptomyces sp. NBC_00461.
CGAACCACACCACGCCCGGCATGGTCGCCCCCATGGAGTCGGCCCGGGCACTGCGGGCCTGGTCCGCCGCGGTGACCTGGTCCAGGAGCGGCTGGTACGCCTGGGCCTCGAAGTCCGTCTTCGGCTGGTAGTCGGTGACGTCCTGGCGGACGCGGGCGAAGAGTTCGGCACCGCGCGAGGTGAGGCGGCCGTCGTCGGCCATCGTCTTCCACTCGGTGTTGACGACCTGTCCGACATAGGCGTTGACATCGTCCCGAATCCGGTCACGGACGTCGGCCGGATAGACCCGTACCCGCTCCGAGATCTCGTGCAGTGCGACGGCCTCCGCCTGTACGTGGTCCTGGGCGGCGCTGCGCCCCTCCCACACGCCGGCGATGGCCAGGCCCAGGACGATGGCGTACACCACGCCGATCCACATGGTCATGTACTCGATGACGTCAGGGGTGTCGTTGGGGTCCTCGTCCTCGGGCGCGGCCCGGTGTCGCACGAAGGTGATGATGACCACGACGGCGCAGGCGGCCAGCATCGCGAGGGTGAGAACAAGCCATTCCGGCAAGAGATGCCTCCAGAAATCAGCGCGGCCGCAGGGCGGCGACGGCGATCACGGCGGGCGCCGTGATGATCAGGACAAAGACGATCGGTGACGCAGTGCCGTGCGACGGACTCTTGCGTACCGGCGTCCGGTAGTGCGGGTAGGTCACCGGGGCCGCGACCGGACGGGGGGTGGGCTTGGCCGACAGCTTCGGGGTGGGGGGCGGAGCCGGAGGGGTCGGCGCGGGCGGGGGAGTCGGGCTCGGGGTCGGGCGAGGTGGCGCGGGCCGCGCAGGCGCCGGAGAGGGCGAGGCGGGCGGCGGTTCGGGTTTCGGGGTCGGCTTCGGTGTCGGTTTCGGCTTTGGGGTGGGGGTGGGTGTGGGTGTGGGCGCCGGAGGGGGCGGCTTCGGCTTGGGGGGTGTCGGCGAGGGCTTGGGTGTCGGTGTGGGGGGCGGTGTCGGCGTGGGTGGGGGGCACACCGGGGGAGTCGGCCAGGAGAGGTCTCCGGCGACCGCCACCGCCTGTATCCCGTCCGGGCCGGCCGAGGCGTATGCGCAGGCGTCGGCCGTCGCCGCGCCGGCCGGTGCCCCCACCAGCAGCCAGGTCAGCGTCACCAGCGCCAACGCCCTTGCGGCGAAGGTGGTTTGGGTCGGTTCGGGTCCATGCACGACGAAGATCATGAGCCTTGGCGCGCCGAGGCGCGCCGGAGCGCGCCGGGATTGGTCCGAACGGGGGATGAAGGGCGTGCGGTGGTTTGACCGGCGTGCACCCGGGGGGCCGTAAATGCGCACGTATGTGCGAGATGGAGTGCCGGTGTCACGGGTTCCGGAAAGAAATTTGTGAGGCGGTTGAACACAACCGCGGGTCCCATTCGTACCCATGCTCGTGCAGCGGAGCAGCAGGGCGCTGCAACACCGTTGTGATTATGGGGAGTTGTTGACGATGAAGACCTCCTGGCGGAGCGCCTCGTATGTGGTGGGCGCCGCGGCCATGCTGGCCCTGACGACGGCGTGCGGCCAGGACAGCGGCACTTCCTCCGTGGGCAGCCAGAACGTCGGGGCCACGGCCGCGGCGGGCGATTACGGCAGCGTCGCCGCCGGCGGCACGACCGCCGCCAGTCCCAGCAACGGCTACGGGGCCGACGGGCAGGGCTCCGCGGCCCAGCCCTCGGCCGCGGGCAAGCTTGCCGTCACCCAGAACGCCGAACTCGGCAAGGTGCTGACGGACGGCGGCGGTCTGACCCTGTACCGCTTCGACGCGGACACCGCCGAGCCGCCCAAGTCGAGCTGCGACGGCGACTGCGCCAAGACCTGGCCGCCGGTTCCCGCGGACGACGCCACGGCCGGCGCCGGCATCGACAAGGCCCTGCTCGGCGAGGTCACCCGGGCCGACGGCACCAAGCAGCTGACCATCAGCGGCTGGCCCGCGTACCGCTACGCGAAGGACTCCAAGGCCGGGGACATCGCCGGTCAGGGCGTGGGCGGCAAGTGGTTCGCGCTCGCCCCCGACGGCAAGAAGGCCACGCTCGCGAGCCTGCCCGGTCTGTCGGTGCGCACCGACCCCACGCTCGGCAAGATCGTCGTCGACAAGAACGGCATGACGGTCTACCGCTTCCTGAAGGACGTGGCCTGGCCCGACCCGATCTCCAACTGCACCGGTTCCTGCCTGGAGAAGTGGCCGGCCGTCGCCCCGGTCGAGCCCAACGACACCAAGGGCGTCGAGAAGAAGGGCCTGATGGGCTTCACCCGCCCCGACGGCGTCAAGCAGATGACCGTCGACTGCTGGCCGGCGTACACCTTCTCCGGTGACAAGGCGCCCGGGGAGACCAACGGCCAGGGCGTGGGCGGCACGTGGTACGCCATGGCGCCCGACGGAAAGCCGGTCGGCGCGCCGAAGAAGTAGCCGTCACCTCCCCAGGGTTGACTGCACCGGACAGCGCGTACGACCGTGGTCCGCCCCCTCCGCACCGCACGGAGGGGGCGGACCCCTTTGCGTTGTGCCCCTGGAGGGACGGGAGTTGGCCCCGGCGCGGCGCAGTACCGGACGAATGCGGCAAGTGCCACAGGCAGTGACCGGGAACGGACGGTCAATTTCCGTTTCAGCTCGCCCCGTTGGCAGGCGATCAGTAGCCTCAGCTCGAACACCGGATCGCCAACGCCTTGGAGAGATAGATGGAGCGTCCCGCCTGGGCCCCACGAAGCATCGACATCTCGGTGCCCAGTGTCTCCCGCATCTACGACTACTACCTGGGCGGTTCGCACAACTTCGAGGTCGACCGGGACGCGGCCCGCAAGGCGATGGAGTTCATGCCGGGGCTCCCCAAGATCATGCAGGCGAACCGTGCCTTCATGCGCAGGGCCGTGCGCTTCGCCGTGGACGAGGGCATCGACCAGTTCCTGGACATCGGTTCGGGCATTCCCACCTTCGGCAACTCCCACGAGGTGGCCCAGGCGGCCCGGCCCGGCGCGCACGTCGTGTACGTCGACCACGACCCGGTCGCCGTCGCGCACAGCGAGGCGGTCCTCGCGGGCAACGAGGGTGCGGGCGTCGTCGCCGCCGACCTCCGCAAGCCCCAGGAGATCCTCGCGAGCGCCGAAGTGGAGCGACTGATCGACCTGAACCGGCCAGTGGCGCTCCTTCTGGTTGCCATACTGCACTTCGTGGAAGACGAGGACGACCCGTACGGGGCCGTGGCCGAACTGCGCGAGGCGCTCGCGCCCGGCAGCCTGCTGATCCTCACCCATGCCTCGTACGAGGGAATCCCGCTCCCCGCCGAGCGGGCGGCGGGCACGGTGGACGTGTACAAGGACATTCGCAACCCGCTGATCATGCGTTCGCGCGACGACATCGCGCGGTTCTTCGAGGGGTACGACATGGTGGAACCGGGACTGGTGTCGATGCCGCACTGGCGGCCCGAGACGGCACCGGAGGACGAGGATCCTTATGCGTTCTCCGGGTTCGCCGGCGTGGGGCGTACGGCGTGACCGCGGAACCGGACGGGCCTTTCGACAGACTGCGCAGGTTCGCGACGATCTGGAGCCGGGCGGTCTTCCCGGTGACCTCGACGTCGCTGACCCGGCCGGAGTTGGAGCAGCAACTCCTGCCACTGGCCCGGCGGTTGAGCGAGGCGCTGCACACCCGGACGCTCGACGCGGACGAGGGCAGGGCGGTCGGCGCGGCCCTCGTCGGAGCGCACTGCACCGACCCGGAGGCGCTCACCCGCACCCTGGACTGCGTCGACGCCTACCTGGTGCTCTACTGCGGCGAGGACGGCGACCGGGAGGAACTGCGGGCGCGTTCGGCGCGGTTGCAGCACGCCATGGCCGCCGGGTTCGCACAGGCACTGCGCGAACGGACGCTGGCCGAGCAGGAGGCAATCTCCGCGGCGGCCCTGAAGGCGCAGGGCCTGGTGGCGCAGGCGCTGCACGACACCGAGGCCCGCTTCCGCGCGGTCTTCGAGGGCGCGGCCATAGGAATCGGCATCGCCGACCTCGATGGCAACGTCCTGCAAGTCAATGGCGCCCTGCTGCGCATGTTCGGTCTCACCGACCAGATGATCCGCGGCCGCAGGGTCCAGGAGTGGACCCACCCCGAGGACGCGCCGCAGACCTGGACGCTCTACGACGAACTCGTCCGCGGCGAGCGCGAGCACTACCACCTGGAGAAGGCGTTCTACCGACCTGACGGAACGGTCCTGTGGACCAACCTGACGGTCTCGCTGCTGCGCGACGCCGACGGCACCCCGCAGTACCAGCTGGCCCTCATGGAGGACACCACCGAACGCCGGCTGCTCAATCTGCGGCTGCGCTACGAGGCCACCCACGACGCGCTCACCGGCCTGCCCAACCGCACCTTCTTCTTCGAGCGCCTGGAGAAGGCGCTGGGCGCGGGCAGCGGCCAGCGCTTCGGCCTGTGCTACCTCGACCTGGACGGCTTCAAGACCGTCAACGACAGCCTCGGCCACGCGGCCGGCGACCGGATGCTCGTCGAGGTCGCCGACCGGCTGCAGGCGTGCACGACCGCGCCCGGCGAGATGGTCGCCCGGCTCGGCGGCGACGAGTTCGTGGCGCTGACCACCGGCGCCGACACCCAGCACGAGGTCGACGAACTCGCCGCCCGCATCATGAACGCGCTGGTCACCCCGATCAGCGTCGACGGCCGTGAACTCACCGTGCGCGGCAGCATCGGCATCGTCGAGGGGCCGGCGGGGGAGCGCAGCCCGGCGGAGGTGCTGCGCAGC
It encodes:
- a CDS encoding bestrophin-like domain codes for the protein MPEWLVLTLAMLAACAVVVIITFVRHRAAPEDEDPNDTPDVIEYMTMWIGVVYAIVLGLAIAGVWEGRSAAQDHVQAEAVALHEISERVRVYPADVRDRIRDDVNAYVGQVVNTEWKTMADDGRLTSRGAELFARVRQDVTDYQPKTDFEAQAYQPLLDQVTAADQARSARADSMGATMPGVVWFGLLAGAVVTIGMIFALQIRRTMRELILAGLFSALIAFLLFLIWDFDAPYTRGITASASPFLNLFPHIQS
- a CDS encoding SCO0930 family lipoprotein, producing the protein MKTSWRSASYVVGAAAMLALTTACGQDSGTSSVGSQNVGATAAAGDYGSVAAGGTTAASPSNGYGADGQGSAAQPSAAGKLAVTQNAELGKVLTDGGGLTLYRFDADTAEPPKSSCDGDCAKTWPPVPADDATAGAGIDKALLGEVTRADGTKQLTISGWPAYRYAKDSKAGDIAGQGVGGKWFALAPDGKKATLASLPGLSVRTDPTLGKIVVDKNGMTVYRFLKDVAWPDPISNCTGSCLEKWPAVAPVEPNDTKGVEKKGLMGFTRPDGVKQMTVDCWPAYTFSGDKAPGETNGQGVGGTWYAMAPDGKPVGAPKK
- a CDS encoding SAM-dependent methyltransferase, with protein sequence MERPAWAPRSIDISVPSVSRIYDYYLGGSHNFEVDRDAARKAMEFMPGLPKIMQANRAFMRRAVRFAVDEGIDQFLDIGSGIPTFGNSHEVAQAARPGAHVVYVDHDPVAVAHSEAVLAGNEGAGVVAADLRKPQEILASAEVERLIDLNRPVALLLVAILHFVEDEDDPYGAVAELREALAPGSLLILTHASYEGIPLPAERAAGTVDVYKDIRNPLIMRSRDDIARFFEGYDMVEPGLVSMPHWRPETAPEDEDPYAFSGFAGVGRTA
- a CDS encoding putative bifunctional diguanylate cyclase/phosphodiesterase — translated: MTAEPDGPFDRLRRFATIWSRAVFPVTSTSLTRPELEQQLLPLARRLSEALHTRTLDADEGRAVGAALVGAHCTDPEALTRTLDCVDAYLVLYCGEDGDREELRARSARLQHAMAAGFAQALRERTLAEQEAISAAALKAQGLVAQALHDTEARFRAVFEGAAIGIGIADLDGNVLQVNGALLRMFGLTDQMIRGRRVQEWTHPEDAPQTWTLYDELVRGEREHYHLEKAFYRPDGTVLWTNLTVSLLRDADGTPQYQLALMEDTTERRLLNLRLRYEATHDALTGLPNRTFFFERLEKALGAGSGQRFGLCYLDLDGFKTVNDSLGHAAGDRMLVEVADRLQACTTAPGEMVARLGGDEFVALTTGADTQHEVDELAARIMNALVTPISVDGRELTVRGSIGIVEGPAGERSPAEVLRSADITMYRAKSAGGNRFELADEEADARAITRHGLTTALPTALDRGEFFIEYQPLVHLGDGSVRGAEALVRWLHPQHGVLGPDRFIPLAEHTGLIVPLGRWVLEQSVRQAREWRERYDDAGPLRINVNLSPCQLTHPGLVQDTVDILERAGVAPDALCLEVTESALIGADDDLLKPLRRLAEMGVDIALDDFGTGYSNLANLRRLPVSILKLDRSFTQSMQQFPADPVDLKIVEGIVSLAHSLDLAVTVEGVETGAQAEQLRILGCDTAQGWYYARPGPPDRLHELALVDATG